The window CTTGATTGATGTTGACGCCAATGCCGGCAATGGCATAAAGCAGACGGTCTTCCATGACTTCCGTTTCCACCAAAATACCAGCCAGCTTGCAATCGCCAATCAGAATATCGTTGGGCCATTTGATGTCTACCGGCAGCCGGTACTGTCCTCGCATCAATTCGGCTAGTCCCACGGCAAGCATCAGCGTCAGCACGGGCGCGTCCGCCGGAGGAATCGGCGGACGCAAAATGATCGAGTGATAGAGACCGTCATTCTTCGTCGAGACCCAGCTTCGGCCCAATCGGCCACGGCCACGCGTTTGCTCATCAGCCACCACCGTCGTTCCCTCGCTAGCGCCCACTTCCGCCAGCTCGCGCGCGATGTCGTTGGTTGAGGTCACCGACTCATACCGGTACACAACGTTGTTAAACCGTCGCAGCATGGTCGCTCGTGTGTGTGAAGGGGTATTCATAAACGCTCAGCGTCGCAACGATACATGACGTTGTTAAACCGTCGCAGCATGGTCGCTCGTGTGTATGAAGGGGCATTCATAGACTCAGGCAGGGGAAATTTTCAAGCTGATGTCCACCGCCGGCGCTGAATGCGTCAAGGCGCCGACCGAAATCAAGTCCACGCCAGCTTCGGCATACCGGCGCACCGTTTCCAGCGTTATTGAGCCGGAGGCTTCCAGCAAGACCTCAGGCGCCGTGGCTCGAGCAATACGAACGGCCTCTTCGGTCATTTCCGGCGTCATATTGTCCAGCATGATGACATCAGCGCGGGCGGCCAGCGCGTCGCGCAATTGGTCGAGCGTGCGCACCTCGATTTCGATCTTGTGCAAATGTCCGACCGAGCGACGGGCGCGCTCGATGACCTCCTTGATGCTGCCGGCCAAGGCCAGATGATTGTCCTTGATGAGCACGCCGTCGTCCAATCCAAACCGGTGATTATAGCCGCCCCCCATCAGGACGGCGTATTTTTCCAGCATGCGCAGCCCCGGTGTAGTCTTGCGTGTATCCACGATCTTCGCTTTGGTTCCGGCCACTGCTTCCACAAACGCGCGCGTCAAGGTGGCAATCCCGGAGAGCCGCTGTAACAGATTAAGCGCCGTTCGTTCGCCCATCAGCAGGACATCAGCCGGGCCTCTGACGCGGGCGAACACATCGCCCGCTTTGACGCGCTCGCCATCGGCGGCAAATGCTTCGATTTCCACCGGCGCTTCCAGCACAGCAAAGACGGCATCGGCGATTTCCAAACCGGCGAGTACCATGTCCTGCTTGGCCAAAAATCGCCCGCGCGCCATCATGGCTGTGGGAAGCGTACATTGCGTGGTGATGTCGCCTCGCCCGACATCTTCCGCGAGGAAATCACTGGCCAGTTTGAATAAGTCCGAGGGGGTCAGTTTGAGCATGGCTATTGTGAGTTAGGAGTTAGGAGGTTAACTGTTGGAGCATGGCGATCAATCTGGTCCGCTGGGCTTGTAACTCGTGATGCCGTTCGCGCGTCGCGGCGACCACATCAGCAGCAGCCCGCTGGAGGAAATCAGAACTACTTAAACGGCGATCGAGCTGCTCGATTTCTTTTTCCAACTTGGCCAGATTCTTGCTCAACCGCGTGCTCTCTTTGTCGAAATCAATGAGTCCTTCCAGCGGCAAGGCCATTTCGATGTCAGCAACGACGTCGCGTGCCACATGCTGCCATTGATTGATGGACGAGACAAATTCCAGGTTGACGCGAGCCAGCCGCCGTAAGGGTTCACTGTTATCCTGAATCAGTTGGCGAGTCTCGTCATTCGGCGCGTGCAGCAACAATGCGAGTTCTCGGCCCAGCTCAATGTTTAACTCGCCTCGAATCGCGCGCACTTTTTTGATCAGCTCGATGATGGTCTGCATCTGCCGCTCAGCTTGTTCGTCCACCAGCGCGGCGTCGGCTGTCGGAAACGGCGCCACACAGATGGAATCGCGGCTTCTCACGATCGGCAGCCGCTGCCACAGCTCTTCGGTAATGAACGGCATGAATGGATGCAACAATCGCAACGCCGTTTCGAGCACATAAACCAGGCGCCGGCGCGCAACGATGGATTGCGACCCAGCAACCGACGCGCTCAGGTGTGATTTGGACAATTCGATGTACCAATCGCAGAAATCATCCCAGAAGAAATGGTACAAACGCTGCGCCGCCTCATGGAACATGAACTCTTCGAGGTCTTGGTTCACCTGGCCGATGGTGTGATGGAGCCGGCTCAACATCCAGCGGTC is drawn from Blastocatellia bacterium and contains these coding sequences:
- a CDS encoding biotin--[acetyl-CoA-carboxylase] ligase, giving the protein MNTPSHTRATMLRRFNNVVYRYESVTSTNDIARELAEVGASEGTTVVADEQTRGRGRLGRSWVSTKNDGLYHSIILRPPIPPADAPVLTLMLAVGLAELMRGQYRLPVDIKWPNDILIGDCKLAGILVETEVMEDRLLYAIAGIGVNINQASFPPDMALHATSLKLETGRAIDVDEVRQKLYVTLDAWYDTFLTQGAAPIICRWSELSSYATGKPVQVIIGGRTITGTTRGLTPAGALIVEMSDGTHETIFSGDVQNLRER
- the nadC gene encoding carboxylating nicotinate-nucleotide diphosphorylase — encoded protein: MLKLTPSDLFKLASDFLAEDVGRGDITTQCTLPTAMMARGRFLAKQDMVLAGLEIADAVFAVLEAPVEIEAFAADGERVKAGDVFARVRGPADVLLMGERTALNLLQRLSGIATLTRAFVEAVAGTKAKIVDTRKTTPGLRMLEKYAVLMGGGYNHRFGLDDGVLIKDNHLALAGSIKEVIERARRSVGHLHKIEIEVRTLDQLRDALAARADVIMLDNMTPEMTEEAVRIARATAPEVLLEASGSITLETVRRYAEAGVDLISVGALTHSAPAVDISLKISPA